From Hymenobacter sediminicola:
GGCCGTAGAGCCAGGTGTGGAAGATGTTGTCGGAAGCGGCGCGGGCCGAGTCCGGCATGGGCATACGCAATACCGTGGCCTGAAAGCCGGGTGCTTCCTTCTGCAGCTGTACAAGGCTGTTGTTGGCGTTGGGCGAGTTGTCGGGCAGTACCCAATAGCCCAGCACCCCAATCAGAGCACACAGCACAATAAATCCCAGCCCGGCCATGGCAGGTCGGTTCTGGAGCAGGCGCTGGCGTACGTAGTAGCCCGGCGGCCGGGCGGCCGGCGCGCTGGCTACGGGAGCAGCAGAAACAACAGGCCCGGCCACGACTAGCGGGTATTGTGCTGAAGCAGGCCTTCCTTGGAAGCCAGGAAAAAGCAGTCCTGGCTCAGAGCACCGAAGGAGCTTTCCTCGTAGGCCAGCTCGGTATCGGGGTCGGGCCAGAAGCTGCGGATGAGCCCCTGCTCCAGCAGACCGCGCAGGTGCTGGGTCAGCTCAGCGGCCGGCAGCCGGGTTTTCTGGCTCAGGTCGCGGAAGGAAGTGACGAAGTACAGCTCGTCGAGAATATCGAATTGGGGGTCAGTCACGGGCAACGAAGCAAACGGCAGGAATAGTACCCAAAGGTAGCAGCCCGGCCGGTATCCGCCGATATGTGCCAGTACCCGTTTCGATTCATGGCCTCACTCAATTATAGTAGTGCCTTGTTTCTGGGGCGAATACAGCGCGTAACCTGATAAAGCAAAGCCGAAAAGCCCCTTTTCAACAGCTAGTAACGCATAAAAAAGAGGACGCCAATTTGTACAGCGCCCTCTTTTCTCATCTTGCTGCCCGAGGGCTATTCCACCAGCAGCTTGCCCGAACAGGTTTCGTAGCCGGTTTCCAGTATGTAGTAGTACACGCCAGCGGGCAGCGTCGTATTCTGGTAAAGCAGTTGATGCGTACCAGCGGGCAGCAGCTTGCCACCGGGCAGCAGGTCGGCTACTTTTGCGCCGGTAGCGGAGTAAAGCGCAGCCTGCACGTGGCCGGCGCGGCGCAGCGTCACATCGAACGTAAAGGCCGATTTGCCGGGATTTGGGTAGACCTGCACCACGGCCGGCGCGCCGCGCGGGGTCTTCACGGGCAGCACGCCGGTGATGGTACCCACCGCACTGGCACAGTTGGCAGCCACCAAGCGCGTACCTGAAACCTCCAGCCAGTCGATATCCGCGAAAGAAGCCGTCTGGGTGGTTTCCAGTCTGATTTCGTTGACGCCCGGTCCCAGTGTCACGTCCAGCGTGGTCAGCGCAAAAGTGGTGCTGTTAGAAGTGCGCGGGAACGGTACAGCTGGGTTTACTTCCGTGCCGTTAATGCTTAGCTTCGCCGTGAAAGCCGAAGAAGCACTGCTGTTCACGTAGCGCCATTTAAGCTGATAGAGTCCTGCCGGCGCCACTTCTACTTTCCAGGTGATACCCCGCCCGCTGGAATTGGTCAGGTTGATAACCGAGCCGTTGTCGGCGCCGCTGTTGGTGCTCACCACTCCATCGAAGCTGCACAGGCCCGTGGCCGGCAAAGCCGAGTCCTCGATGCGGACTAGACTACCCGGTGCGCCCGGCGTGGTGCTTTGCGTGAAAGTGGCGGTGAGGGCGCGGCTGCGGCGCACCGGAAACGTGAGCGGGTTGGTGGTAGCCGTAGTGTCGCCGGACCAGCCCGCGAACTGCCAGCCGGAAGCCGGCGTGGCGGTCAGCGTCAGCAGCTGACCTTGGTTGTAGACGCCGCTGGCCGGGCTTACACTCCCCTGCCCAACTACCGCCGTACTCACCTGAAACGTGCCCGGGGCCAGCGTAGGGCCTACTATCCCGATGCCGGCATTGGCTAGCACCAGCGCCGGCACATCGGCGGCCGGGTTCAGCACGCTGGCATACGCATAAGGGATGGTGGCAGTGCAGACGGGCAGCACGCGCACGTCGGAGGCATACACGAATGGGCTGTTCACCAGCACATTTCCCGACACGTCTCCGAATCCGTCCTGGGCGCTGTAAGCCGTCACGTAAGGGTTGCGGGCGTTGTCGAAGTAGTTGTTCTCGATTTTCACGCAGGCCCCCATGCGCGGATTGATACAGGTAGAGGCAATGTCTTTGTAGTAGTTGTTGAACACGTGGCCGCTGCCGAAGCGAAACAGGGGCAGCCGGGAGTTGATGTTCTCGAAGCGGTTGTGGTGGTAGGTGATTTTACGGTCGAAGTTGTCGGTATCCGTGAAGCCCATCAGGCTGGCTTTCCAGGCGTCGTGGAGGTAGTTCCAGGAAAAGGTCAGATACTCGCAGTCGGATTTGGCGTCCAGCAGGCCGTCGTAGTCGTCCACGCCGGTGCCCTGGTACACATTGTACAGCTCGCAGTGGTCCACCCACACGTGGCTGGCCGGCCCCTCGATGCTGATACAGTCGCCGTCGCCGAAAGAAGCCAGCACGTGGTGTACTTTCAGGTTCTGCAGAATGATATTGTTGGCCCGAAATACCTTAATGCCAATGCCATTGAACTCACCCAGTGTCGCGAAGCCGATGATGGAAATATCGTTTTTGTTCTTGACCTCAATCTTGTCGAGGCCCGGCGAATTGGCGGGCGTGATGGTGCCGTTGATGTAGATGGTAAGTGGCTGCGCGCCTTTGCTGTTGATGGCTGCCTGCAGGGCGGTACCGGTGTTCACGGTAACAGAAGTGCCGCCCGCGCCGCCAGTAGTGCCCGTAGTAGTACCTGCGTAGCCAAACAGGCCAAAAGTGGCGCCGGGCGTCTGGGCGCGGCTGCCCGGCCCGGCCAGCAGCAGAGCCAGCAGGAGGAAGAGTAGTAGTTTATTCATGGGAATTTATGGGTAGTGGAAAGATTGAGAGCGGCTATAGATGCTTGTTCGGCTGGATTCCAACAAGTTGCTCCCGGCCCCACTCCTGCTTTCTGTCTCCCTGCCTGGCAACTCCCTGCTTTCTGTTGCGCGCAAGCACCTATCTATCAATAGTATCTCATTCCGGAGCGGAAAACGCCGGTTCACACGCCTTTCTTTGCGCAATCGATGCCGGGAACGTTGCCAAGTGGCAGGTCAGGTTGAAAGCCGTGCGAGCTGCTCAGCCCGTTGCTGCTTTTCCGCCCGGTGCCACGCGCTGGGCGAGGATGGAGTTGAGCTCAATTTTCACGTAATCAGCAGCTGACAGCTACGGTAAAGCTGTAGCTTACTTCTCTCTTAAACCAGCCAAATTGGCGCATGTGGACTTGGCTGTTGCTGCTTCTACCGTACAGCGCGGCCTTTCCAGACGTAGCCGCCGCGCAGCCCGGCCAGGCCCACGGCCAGCGCATAGGGCGCATAGGCTAGCTGCAGCACCGGCACCCACCACAGCCAGCGCCGCCGCTCCAGAAAAGCCAGCACCGGACTCAGAAACCATACATCGGCGCCCAACTTGAGCAGCCAGGCTGTGGCCGCCCAGGGAGCCAGCGCCGGTAGCCACGGCAGGGCCAGCGCCCCGGCGGCTAGGGCTAAGTTGGCCAGCAGCACCAGTACCGCCAGCTGCTGCGAGGCTGAGTGCCGGTAGTGCCGCCACTTGCTGGCCCAGCGCACCCGCTGCCGCAACAGTGCCGCCAGCGTGGGCGGGCCGGCCGTGCGTACCAGCGCCGCCGGATGCTTCAAAAATCGGATGCTGCCCGGAAACGCCGCGTGCAGCTTGTGCATCAGAAACTCGTCGTCGCCGCTGGCCAGGTGCTCGTTGCCGGCGAAGCCTGCTACGGCCGCAAAAGCGTCGCGGCGGTAGGCTAGGTTGGCGCCGTTGCACATTGTGGGCAAGTCGGCGCCTATGCTGGCCGCGCCCGTACCCACCAGGCCGGCAAATTCCAGCCCGGAGAGGCTGTGCAGCAGTGTTTCGGGCCCCGTCAGCAGCACCGGGCCGCTCACGAAACGCACCTCCGGTCCGACTTCATCCTGCAGCGCGGCATAGCTAAGGAGCCAGTCGGGGTGCAGTCGGCAGTCGGCATCGGTGCAGACAATCCAGGGGGCGCGGGCCTGGGCCAGAGCGGCTTGCAGGGCAGCTTTCTTGCCGGTGTCGGCTCCCGGCACCTCGGCCAGTTGAATAACACGTAATGCAAACGGCACCTTGAATGCAGCGGCTACTGTGGCTGTGGCATCCGTGGAATGGTCATCGACAATCAGCACCTCAAACTGCTGCGCGGGTAAGGTTTGGCAGGCGAGGTCGGCCAGCAGCAGCGGCAGATTATCGGCTTCATTGCGGGCGGCTATAATTACCGAGAAGCGCAGCGGCTCACCCTGCGAGGCTGTACTACTTGCTGCAGTTGGTGGCAGCACAGGCACCGGCAGCCGGTCCCAGGCGCGGCGGAGCGCCAGCATCCGGGCCGCATACAGAGCCGGCGCGGCCAGCAGCAACATTCCCAGCCACGTGCTCATGCGGCCGGGTCCCGGGGGCTGGTTCCCGCCGACGTCGCGCTGGCAGAAGGATTATTGCGCTTGCGAAGCACTTTTAGCCGCAGCACAAATACCAGTCCGGCGGCGCTTGGCAGGGCAATGTTGAGAATCCAGAGGCTAAGGCTGGCACTGAGTACTGGCAGCGCCGGCTCGCCCAGCAGCCCAAACAGGTGCGTAGCCGACAGCTCGCGCACACCTACATCGGCCAAGGCATTGAGCGAGGGCACCAGTGACTTCAGCAGAAACGTGGCCGCCACGGCCGCCGCGCCTGGCAGCAGCTGCGCCTGCGTTCCGTAAGCTTTCAGCAGCAGCCCAAACTGCGCGCAAAACACCACGTACCGCAGCCCCGAAAGCGCCAATACCGCATGAATGGCGTGGGCCGGATACGTAGGCATTACGGCCAAGAAGCGGCGGAACCGGCGCAACGGCCTGATGGCCGACAGCACTGCCAGCAGCAGCCGTGAGCGGTACAGCGGCAGCAAAACCGCCGCGTTTATCAGCGCCACCGCTACTACCACGCCTAGCCTGGAGGCCGCGTAACCTTCCAGATAAAACGCCAGCAGAAAGTACAGCAGCCCGGCAGTGCCTGCCAGCACCGTCACGACGAGTTGGGCGTAGCGGCCCATAAACACCGCGCCCAGCGCATCGAGGCGGCGGCTTTTCAGCTCGATGATGCGGCCGGCGTAATCGCCGACGCGGTTGGGCGTCACGAAGCCCAGCGTGAGGCCCACCAGCACCGCCCGAAAGCTGCGGCGGAACGACACGGGCTCCAGATGCCGGGCCAGCCGCCACCATTTCCAGGCCTCCACCCCCCAGTTTACGGGCACCAGCGCCAGCGCCAGCAACACCGGCCCGCGCCCGGCCCCCGTGAAAGTGGCCGCCAGCAGGCCACGCCAGGCCGCCGCCGTGGCCACATCGGCAAACACCGAATGGTAGAGCAGCCCCAGCGTGAGGGCCGTGATGAGCAGCTTGCCAGCCACCACCCACCCGCGCCGCCGCGAGGCGGCAACTTCCGGCTTTTGGACGTAGTTTTGTAGATGAGTGGA
This genomic window contains:
- a CDS encoding lysylphosphatidylglycerol synthase transmembrane domain-containing protein, giving the protein MSTHLQNYVQKPEVAASRRRGWVVAGKLLITALTLGLLYHSVFADVATAAAWRGLLAATFTGAGRGPVLLALALVPVNWGVEAWKWWRLARHLEPVSFRRSFRAVLVGLTLGFVTPNRVGDYAGRIIELKSRRLDALGAVFMGRYAQLVVTVLAGTAGLLYFLLAFYLEGYAASRLGVVVAVALINAAVLLPLYRSRLLLAVLSAIRPLRRFRRFLAVMPTYPAHAIHAVLALSGLRYVVFCAQFGLLLKAYGTQAQLLPGAAAVAATFLLKSLVPSLNALADVGVRELSATHLFGLLGEPALPVLSASLSLWILNIALPSAAGLVFVLRLKVLRKRNNPSASATSAGTSPRDPAA
- a CDS encoding glycosyltransferase, which gives rise to MSTWLGMLLLAAPALYAARMLALRRAWDRLPVPVLPPTAASSTASQGEPLRFSVIIAARNEADNLPLLLADLACQTLPAQQFEVLIVDDHSTDATATVAAAFKVPFALRVIQLAEVPGADTGKKAALQAALAQARAPWIVCTDADCRLHPDWLLSYAALQDEVGPEVRFVSGPVLLTGPETLLHSLSGLEFAGLVGTGAASIGADLPTMCNGANLAYRRDAFAAVAGFAGNEHLASGDDEFLMHKLHAAFPGSIRFLKHPAALVRTAGPPTLAALLRQRVRWASKWRHYRHSASQQLAVLVLLANLALAAGALALPWLPALAPWAATAWLLKLGADVWFLSPVLAFLERRRWLWWVPVLQLAYAPYALAVGLAGLRGGYVWKGRAVR
- a CDS encoding InlB B-repeat-containing protein, translated to MNKLLLFLLLALLLAGPGSRAQTPGATFGLFGYAGTTTGTTGGAGGTSVTVNTGTALQAAINSKGAQPLTIYINGTITPANSPGLDKIEVKNKNDISIIGFATLGEFNGIGIKVFRANNIILQNLKVHHVLASFGDGDCISIEGPASHVWVDHCELYNVYQGTGVDDYDGLLDAKSDCEYLTFSWNYLHDAWKASLMGFTDTDNFDRKITYHHNRFENINSRLPLFRFGSGHVFNNYYKDIASTCINPRMGACVKIENNYFDNARNPYVTAYSAQDGFGDVSGNVLVNSPFVYASDVRVLPVCTATIPYAYASVLNPAADVPALVLANAGIGIVGPTLAPGTFQVSTAVVGQGSVSPASGVYNQGQLLTLTATPASGWQFAGWSGDTTATTNPLTFPVRRSRALTATFTQSTTPGAPGSLVRIEDSALPATGLCSFDGVVSTNSGADNGSVINLTNSSGRGITWKVEVAPAGLYQLKWRYVNSSASSAFTAKLSINGTEVNPAVPFPRTSNSTTFALTTLDVTLGPGVNEIRLETTQTASFADIDWLEVSGTRLVAANCASAVGTITGVLPVKTPRGAPAVVQVYPNPGKSAFTFDVTLRRAGHVQAALYSATGAKVADLLPGGKLLPAGTHQLLYQNTTLPAGVYYYILETGYETCSGKLLVE